The Malus domestica chromosome 17, GDT2T_hap1 genome contains the following window.
ttttggactTTCATGTTGATTAATTGGAGGTTTAAATTTTGAACTAGAACTTGTGTGCCagtgcttttaaaattactgaaatcggttttaaagaaaatattttaaagtttcaaaagcattttaagtgttttttcataTTTTACCAAGGAAGCACTTCCACAAGAATGTCTAGTTGTCACATGTAGTCTAATTCTATTATATACATAAACTGACTATTCATATACAGGAACTAGAAAAAACATTGGCTGGAATCATGATCGATGAATATGTTGTTGGGGAAAAAGAGAGGGAAATTCAAAGCTCCAGTTACCAATCAAGTGGAGTAGGAGTAGGAGTAGGTAGGTGCTATGGGTTTTGGGTTGCATTATGACTGCTGTAATGCTAAATGCTACAGCGACCACCATTGCCAGACCTGATACAATTGTTGTCGGCAAACAATCTACATTTGGGCATAGCTGCTTTTGGCACAGTACCATGTACTATGATGTTGGAGTTTGCAGAAGCTTGTGATATAACTGATGCAGAACCGAGTTACAAGTACGAGTGGGGTGAGCTAAGAAATGCCAACAGAAGGGTGTTGCAGATAACAAAACCATAATTCCCGGATGCAGGTTGCAAGAGAGTACATCTAAAAGGATTCTCAACATACCAAGTAGAAAATTGGTTACAGTTCAGAGTATAGTATTGTCGATTCCCAACTAATTCAACACAGATTCTGAATTAGGAAATTCAGTTTATGGGCGTATGGACGAATGAGACTGTCATCGAAGCCACTTACAAATCATCCTAACCGTTCGTATATCGTGCGGCCAGTTTTCGTCAAGTAccatttgtgtttaattttaaataaagaaaagtCAAATGACTTTTTATCGTACGATACACGATGAATAACTAAGATgtgaggatccctaggatccccacaatttagatccggatgggatccaattCCAGTGTAAACATATGAGTGAGACCATCACAATGACCTTTTCGGATCGAGGTGGTCTGGTCACTTGATTGCTTAAGTTAAGTTGCATTGATGAGTGATTCCCTAACATTTTTTGGGTCATTAAGTAATATATGATCAGAAATTAGCATCAAATTAACCATTCTTTAATATGTGATTAGAACGTAGCACCAAATTAGTTAGCTAAGCTTACTCATTTTTCTATTTCTTTCCTTACCAAATTTAGTTTATGAGTGTCAAATGTCAATGCATGGATGAGTGCAATATTCTAGTCGATATGGTGATGAATTTTCACCTGATTAGGCTGTCTTATCCAAATTTTTCTTCTTATcaaattcaatttaaaaaactTAAGACACAAATTTCCATATGACACAATTGGAGATATAATGTCTCATATGAACTAAAATCAAATAAGACTAAACCGTTAAACAGTTGATTGATTTGATGGGATTCAAGAGTGAAACCAATCCAAATCGTTCGACTAGCGCTCGCCCTAGAGTATTAATATCATCCCTAACTTATTGATGAatatttattcatatatattatgaattatTAGTCCAAATTCAGCACGTATTTTGAATAATTCAAATATAATATCTATTAGCAGGACACCCGGAATCTTTAAACTATTTTTAACGGAGTACTTAAGTTTAGCGTGATAATTTTTCTATTTGTCTGCCTAACAGACCGAATAATTAGCAAATTCAGTCAAGATTGAGTACAATCGCGATCCGATaactttaatattgttaatgtgTAAAATCTTGAGGCCGAGCCGGCTTTAGCCTCTGGTTCCCAGCGCCGACCTCGATCGTACTCAACCCAAGTCATGTCTTGTTCATCGTCTCTGGCAATCGTTGTGGACAACAAattttggaagaagaagaagaagaagagcaagAAGAGTAGCAGTAGAGTAGTAATAGGGAGGGGCATTTTGTAGCTTCAGACATTTTGAATATTGGAAAGACAAGTACTGGCATATAGTAGTAAGGGATTAGTACGTATTATCAACGTAAAAGTAGCGTTCACCAAAAGAACACACACAAGTACATGTATTATTGATCTGAATAACAAGTTTACATCTTAGGGATACATATTATACATTAATCATGCCTTATTACGCAAGTAATAATTGAAAAGACCGGAAGAGCGCGCTAAAGCCTTAGATTTAGACAATCTGCAAACTGCAGGGATGAAAATCATCGCACTCGAAAATATGGGAACGAAAGTGGGACATTGCGACGACTGATGGGACTGAAAACGTGTTTTAGCCTGTAAAAGAGGGAATACAGAAGTGAATGAACAATTGATACCTGATAAACCAGAATGGAGCTGGTTTGTTGGCCGTTCATGGCAACAAAACGCCGAGTCAATCTGACTCGCCGAGTGAAGTAAAATGTGGGGTGGCGATTACGTACAAAGCATTCTTTTTCCTACAGCTCAGTCCAAAGCTCTCTCTCATGTCAAGTTCGTCTGGATTCATCCCATTTGCCAGTTTCCAATCGAAGCGGTAGAGCAATTCAGCAAGAGCAAGTTCAATCATGTTAACACCAAATGACATGCCTGGACATATTCTTCTGCCGGCCCCAAACGGAGTGAACTCAAAGTCAAAACCCTTAAAGTCAACAGAAGAGCCATGAAACCTCTCTGGCTTAAAACACTCAGCATCTGCCCCCCATATCTCCGGGTCTCTTCCTATTGCCCATACATTAATAATTAGTTTTGATTTAACTGGTACTTTGAATCGGCCAATTTGAACCGTGTCCCTTGCTTCTCTTGGGAGCAAAGGGCCTGGGGCGTGTAACCTCAGAGTTTCTTTCACCACCGATTTCAAGTAGTCCATTTTTTTAACATCTCTTTCTTCaataacttttctttttttcccttcaaattGGAGGACCGACTGTCTCACTTCAGCTTGAGCCCTCTTCATGATTCTTGGGTTTCTCATCAACTCTGACATTGCCCATTCTAAGGTAGTAGCTGAAGTCTCGCTTCCTGCAGAGAAGATGTCGTgcacataacaatttttttttactgagTTAGACCGTAAGGATGACATTGATGCGTGGGGCAAAATGTGCAGCATGACAGTAATTGAGTTTCAATGTGCAGGACCTAAATCATGAGTTTTGAAAACATAAGCAACCATCTGTGATGAAACCCCTTCATTTACTTTTATAAAGTGATGAGTAATGACGAAGATAAAATGTCTGCAGTACAACAAAGCAAGCCTATATTACTCACCATAATGATATCTTTGATCTGATTGGTTGTGAAATTATACTCCACCTTGTTGGATTCTTTAAGTTTTAGAAGTACGTCAACAaaatcttcttcctcctcctcctccttttctttgtccttgctTGCTGTAGTGGTACTAGTACTACTGATCATCAAGTCCTTTTTGGATCTTTTGATTTTATGATCGTTGATGATATTTTCGAGAATCACACCGATCTTTCTTTTTATGTCTTTGAGAGCAGGGATCGACCCAGTAATGAACCCAAGAAAACTGAGTGAAGGAAACAAATCAGGAATATCAAACCCACTACCAAGTTTGATTACTTCGTCAAGAAGGGAAAGGAACTCCTTTTGGTCTTTGCATTTTTTCCCAAATGCTGCCTTTGACACTACGTCGTTTGTGAAGCTGCAGCACCTGTCCCTAAAATTGATGGCAAGTCCCTTGTGAGACATTGAGCCAATGGTCTCAACAAGATTCCATACCTCTTCTTCTCTTACGGATCCGAAAGACTGCACACGTTTGGCGCTCAGAAGCTCGAACATACAAATCTTTCTCAGCGATCTCCATAAATCTCCATAACGAGCAAAGAAAATACTTGCTTGACCAAAAGACATAACCTCTGCTGCCAAAACCATAGGCCTCTGCGCAAATGTAAGCTCATGTGTCTTCAACACCTCCTGGGCAGCTTTGGCAGATGAAATAATCACGGCGTCTAATTGACCCAGTTTAAGGTACATGACGGGTCCATGCTTCTTGGCCAAGTCTCCCAGTGTGTGGTGTGGCAACGGACCGACCATCTGGTGCAAGTTTCCAATAACAGGCAGCTTCCATGGCCCGGGGGGTGACTTTAGGCCTCCGGCTCTGGATCGCTTCCAAAAAATCACCAGGATGCAGACAAGGAGAGAAGTGAAAAATGGAAAATAGGGCGTTTCGTCAATTAGAAACATAATTTGATCCAGATAAGCTGTGATCAATTTCATCATACGACTTTGTGGTATTTTTGCTTTGCAAATCAAAGCACTTCAATTTGGATTGATATGTTAAAGTGCTTAAGGTCTTCTCAACTTATGGATCCCCCTCAACAACTAATAAACAAAATCTTTTGGATTGATATGTTGAAAGTGATTAAGGTCTTGTCGACTTAAATACTAGTTTTGATTTGTTAAGTGTAAAGTGTGTTAGGCGCCTAAGTTTGGCAGGTTCTTGCCGGCTCACCTCTTCCATAAATACTTTGGCCTGCCTCTTGTACAAAATATAGATGAAATATGAAATATATTACCATTTAAAATCAGAAATTCTACATGATtggaacaacaacaaaaaaattaaatcatgtGGAGTGCtacttgtggatgcaaatttcttcctcgttgatcttggacaattttgcacctacaaaataattaacaccttaggttaaggccaagagcctcacgcgcccacgttGAATGGGGAGGgtggctttggccgaagaacctctgatgccaaagttagaatttagagagaaagagtgtttaaaaatttttgggatttttgccaaagtgttggaattagtttttggtgaaaataggagcctatttatagggctaggctTTGCCATTTTTTCCAAGGAATGGCCGGCCCTTGAAGGAGTTTTTGTGGTTgagattttggtttaattagccaatttattggctaattaaaccttaaagaataaattggtggttacatatttatttagaaTAAATTGATAATTAGGTTATGAAAAGGTTATAAAGAATAACTAAATAATTAGCTAAAAAGGGGAGAAAAGGGTAAGGAAAGGTAGGAAATAGGATGGATCCCTTTTTAGATggggatggccggccattgatgtggttttgggtggtttaTTTGATATAATGGGTGATtaaattggtgattaatggattaattaggaattaatccattaattagccaattaatctctatttatatgaaataatttgtaggttatgaagtaattacctaagatgaggatgTATGAGATAACTATGAATTTGTTACCTTcctttgggcacttttgacttggtttagggatgattgcccgctgctcgcaCATAGGAATCtcagtatgcctcaagggtatttttgtcctcttttacccaagaatccacgtgtcgccttgtgattatttttggctccgcACTACTGTggaacaacaaaataaaatacatgcAGTTGGAGTGCAATGTGCaaagtaagttcataaaatattaCATAATGCAGGAGACATTTTTCAACCAAGATGCGTTGTAGATGGATGCTTAAGTTAGTTGTACAATTTTCTTTTAGTCAACGCAAGAGTGGTGCTATTCAAGCATTCTGTTTTTACTTCTCATGCACCCACATTAATGCTAATTAGGGCTTATTTTGGGGTTTAATTTTCTGATATTATTCTTCTCACCAAGGAGGAAAATATATATTGTACAAGATTGATTTACAAGGAAAGAAACACCAAATAATATATATCCTAATTACATCCTGATTACAAGGACCCAAACAGGTAACTAAGCTAATTACAAAGGTCAACTCTCCAACaattaatttatgtcatttgatattcttcaattcattcgattcaattcattcaattcaattcattcaattcattcttcaattaatttatgtcatttgataAGTCCCAATTGAACCCTCTCCCcaactaataaaataaaattttggatGAGATACGAACTTTGGAACCCCCCTCCCTAACtaataaacaaatttttttgAGTGAGGTCGTAACACGGGCACTTGTTGTTAGCTCTACtcaattattttaaatgttttatTTATCAATATTTTATCTTAAGTACAAGTACAAAGTCGTTCTCCACTTACGTTTTAAATATATAACTTACACATATTCAATTGTCACCCAGAATTGATTAATTTTAATGTGATCAATTGATTGGTATTCAAATCAGACAATTGACTTGTTTGTAAACAAGATACCATGACCTTTTAAGCCTAGTAAGACCTCTTTGTCCATAACCACAAGTTGTTAATAAAgcctaacttttttttttattaataataatttagtaggaataaaaaatatatatttttagggttgattttgaaattgtgaataatctttatatataaagctaACAACCATTTTTGGGGTCTcaagcttcaccaaaaaattttggacaaaaatgctcccaaaacaaaaaatttcaaaagcaacccTAAATAATACAGgagtatttttatcattttaacagtgtttttttaataattaattctttttgtacagtttgtttatttatttattttttaaattagtatCTCACAATAttctagtaataatgtgattcaatcagttattcattaaatattatttactctatttttaaacacattcaaatcatcttaagaggcgtgtaataacagttataaaaaaggtttttcgcacgggcataataatgtgattaaattagttgtcaaatgattatttttttttttaacaaacgatattatctacggGGAGGAGTGAGCTTAacttcacaatgggctagcaataatgtgattcaatcagttgtttattaaatattatttttttctattatTACTGTCaattcaatagaatgtagatGGAAATTGAAGGACCAATttaattatgtgaattcagctgctttgaTTGGTTTGTGAGGGGTTTTTTCTAGCAttatctaagattattcatttacttcaaatatttgacttcccttataaatatatttaaaatatgtaaatcgcgcgtagcacgccgtgattcaaaaaaataCATTATGCACGCACGTGAgcgcgtgcatgaaggctagtctATTAAAAACTATATAGTATTCAAATCACAAAAACGAAAAGACTTTCCTAAGATTGGCATGATACTTTACTTTGGTTTCTGGGATTTAAAAGCAATAGAACTGATTCcagagtttgtccaccatcaattattttggtcataccgtgaaaaatctctgttaaataaggtgaaaataagaaaaatacccTTAATCTTGTCACATCCTTTTGGCCCATTTTATTAACttgagagtatttttgtcattttttgttcttatttacATACCAAATGTGGAGAGTGGGATCTGAACCACGCCCTTTCGGATCAGAACCTTAATCTGGCGCTTAGACCAACTCGGCCATGTCCACGTGTGACTTGAGATTTGAACATACCTTTAATATTCAAATACGTGTCAAGTGAACGGCCAATGAGCGGCTACGGCACTTAACTTGCTAGGTTTATATTAGCAATAAGTCCAGCTTTTACCAACTTGGTCCCATGGTCTAGTGGTCAGGACATTGGACTCTGAATCCAGTAACCCGAGTTCAAATCTCGGTGGGACCTTTGTTTTGGTTTCTTTcctcttgttttttatttttttttctctagggCCGCAGCTCATAACTCACATTTGGTTTCCAAGGGTAAAGTAAAGTATCTATAATTTGGTGACTCTTTGGTACGGTTTTCATACGTGTGGGATGAGTGTGAAGCCAAATG
Protein-coding sequences here:
- the LOC103432057 gene encoding melianol synthase CYP71BQ5-like; this encodes MMKLITAYLDQIMFLIDETPYFPFFTSLLVCILVIFWKRSRAGGLKSPPGPWKLPVIGNLHQMVGPLPHHTLGDLAKKHGPVMYLKLGQLDAVIISSAKAAQEVLKTHELTFAQRPMVLAAEVMSFGQASIFFARYGDLWRSLRKICMFELLSAKRVQSFGSVREEEVWNLVETIGSMSHKGLAINFRDRCCSFTNDVVSKAAFGKKCKDQKEFLSLLDEVIKLGSGFDIPDLFPSLSFLGFITGSIPALKDIKRKIGVILENIINDHKIKRSKKDLMISSTSTTTASKDKEKEEEEEEDFVDVLLKLKESNKVEYNFTTNQIKDIIMDMFSAGSETSATTLEWAMSELMRNPRIMKRAQAEVRQSVLQFEGKKRKVIEGGDVQKMDYLKSVLKETLRLHSPAPLLPREARDTVQIGGFEVQVKSKVIINAWAIGRDPEIWGADAECFKPERFHGSSVDFKGFDFEFTPFGAGRRMCPGMSFGVTMVELALAELLYRLD